The Euphorbia lathyris chromosome 8, ddEupLath1.1, whole genome shotgun sequence genome has a window encoding:
- the LOC136202348 gene encoding casein kinase 1-like protein 4 isoform X1 encodes MERVIGYKYKLGRKIGSGSFGEIYLATHINTGEMVAVKIENSKTKHPQLLYEAKLYTIFQGASGISSIKWCGVDGDDNVLVMDLLGPSIEDLFVYCGRKFSLKTVLMLADQMISRIEYLHSKGFLHRDIKPDNFLMGLGKKANQVYIIDFGLAKRYRDSTTNRHIPYRIPFPSTFIYPNRENKNLTGTARYASCNTHLGIEQSRRDDLESLGYVLLYFLRGSLPWQGLKAATKKQKYDKICEKKLSTPIEFLCKSHPMEFASYFHYCHSLTFDQRPDYGFLKRLFRDLFAREGYTFDYIFDWTILKYQQTQKTKTQAQSSRQPVSRVISSEAMTMDLDKRKGIHDADYKGSNGAMHPDGHNQLRLSRDLGTDSRADKRIVANAPTSSAAFALTSALGRNVKKLGGPAEASNFDVGLGKKTGASSLMRISSAK; translated from the exons atggAGAGGGTCATAGGATACAAATACAAGTTGGGTCGCAAAATTGGAAGCGGATCATTTGGTGAAATCTATCTCG CCACCCATATCAACACTGGTGAAATGGTCGCCGTGAAGATA GAAAACAGCAAGACTAAGCATCCGCAATTGCTTTATGAAGCGAAACTATATACAATTTTTCAGGGGGCGA GTGGCATTTCGAGCATAAAATGGTGTGGGGTAGATGGGGATGATAATGTGCTAGTAATGGATTTGCTTGGCCCAAGTATTGAAGACCTTTTTGTCTACTGTGGGAGGAAATTTTCACTCAAAACAGTTCTGATGTTGGCTGATCAGATG ATTTCAAGAATAGAATATCTACATTCAAAAGGGTTTCTGCATAGAGACATTAAACCGGATAACTTCCTAATGGGTCTTGGGAAGAAAGCTAATCAG gtTTATATCATTGATTTTGGACTAGCAAAAAGATACAGAGATTCAACAACAAATCGCCATATTCCGTACAG AATACCTTTTCCCTCTACATTCATATATCCGAACAGAGAGAATAAGAACTTAACTGGGACTGCACGCTACGCAAGTTGCAATACTCATCTTGGAATAG AGCAAAGCCGTCGGGATGATTTGGAGTCTCTGGGCTATGTTCTTTTGTACTTCTTGAGAGGAAG CCTTCCATGGCAGGGTCTCAAAGCAGCAACAAAGAAGCAAAAGTACGACAAAATATGTGAAAAGAAGTTATCAACTCCAATTGAG TTCTTATGCAAGTCACACCCTATGGAGTTTGCATCCTACTTCCATTATTGTCACTCCTTGACATTTGATCAACGACCTGATTATGGATTTTTAAAGCGCCTATTCCGTGACTTGTTTGCTCGGGAAG GGTATACTTTTGATTACATTTTCGACTGGACCATTCTAAAGTACCAGCAGACGCAAAAGACAAAGACACAGGCTCAATCATCG AGGCAGCCAGTGTCTAGAGTAATAAGCAGTGAGGCAATGACTATGGATCTGGATAAGCGTAAAG GGATACATGATGCAGATTACAAAGGATCGAATGGTGCCATGCATCCCGATGGTCACAATCAATTAAGATTATCTCGGGATTTAGGCACTGATAGTCGAGCTGACAAACGT ATTGTGGCCAATGCACCCACATCATCTGCAGCATTTGCTCTGACCAGTGCCTTGGGAAGAAATGTTAAGAAACTTGGGGGTCCAGCAGAAGCTTCAAACTTTGATGTAGGGCTTGGAAAGAAAACTGGTGCAAGCAGCTTGATGAGAATTTCTTCTGCCAAGTGA
- the LOC136202348 gene encoding casein kinase 1-like protein 3 isoform X2 — protein sequence MERVIGYKYKLGRKIGSGSFGEIYLATHINTGEMVAVKIENSKTKHPQLLYEAKLYTIFQGASGISSIKWCGVDGDDNVLVMDLLGPSIEDLFVYCGRKFSLKTVLMLADQMISRIEYLHSKGFLHRDIKPDNFLMGLGKKANQVYIIDFGLAKRYRDSTTNRHIPYRENKNLTGTARYASCNTHLGIEQSRRDDLESLGYVLLYFLRGSLPWQGLKAATKKQKYDKICEKKLSTPIEFLCKSHPMEFASYFHYCHSLTFDQRPDYGFLKRLFRDLFAREGYTFDYIFDWTILKYQQTQKTKTQAQSSRQPVSRVISSEAMTMDLDKRKGIHDADYKGSNGAMHPDGHNQLRLSRDLGTDSRADKRIVANAPTSSAAFALTSALGRNVKKLGGPAEASNFDVGLGKKTGASSLMRISSAK from the exons atggAGAGGGTCATAGGATACAAATACAAGTTGGGTCGCAAAATTGGAAGCGGATCATTTGGTGAAATCTATCTCG CCACCCATATCAACACTGGTGAAATGGTCGCCGTGAAGATA GAAAACAGCAAGACTAAGCATCCGCAATTGCTTTATGAAGCGAAACTATATACAATTTTTCAGGGGGCGA GTGGCATTTCGAGCATAAAATGGTGTGGGGTAGATGGGGATGATAATGTGCTAGTAATGGATTTGCTTGGCCCAAGTATTGAAGACCTTTTTGTCTACTGTGGGAGGAAATTTTCACTCAAAACAGTTCTGATGTTGGCTGATCAGATG ATTTCAAGAATAGAATATCTACATTCAAAAGGGTTTCTGCATAGAGACATTAAACCGGATAACTTCCTAATGGGTCTTGGGAAGAAAGCTAATCAG gtTTATATCATTGATTTTGGACTAGCAAAAAGATACAGAGATTCAACAACAAATCGCCATATTCCGTACAG AGAGAATAAGAACTTAACTGGGACTGCACGCTACGCAAGTTGCAATACTCATCTTGGAATAG AGCAAAGCCGTCGGGATGATTTGGAGTCTCTGGGCTATGTTCTTTTGTACTTCTTGAGAGGAAG CCTTCCATGGCAGGGTCTCAAAGCAGCAACAAAGAAGCAAAAGTACGACAAAATATGTGAAAAGAAGTTATCAACTCCAATTGAG TTCTTATGCAAGTCACACCCTATGGAGTTTGCATCCTACTTCCATTATTGTCACTCCTTGACATTTGATCAACGACCTGATTATGGATTTTTAAAGCGCCTATTCCGTGACTTGTTTGCTCGGGAAG GGTATACTTTTGATTACATTTTCGACTGGACCATTCTAAAGTACCAGCAGACGCAAAAGACAAAGACACAGGCTCAATCATCG AGGCAGCCAGTGTCTAGAGTAATAAGCAGTGAGGCAATGACTATGGATCTGGATAAGCGTAAAG GGATACATGATGCAGATTACAAAGGATCGAATGGTGCCATGCATCCCGATGGTCACAATCAATTAAGATTATCTCGGGATTTAGGCACTGATAGTCGAGCTGACAAACGT ATTGTGGCCAATGCACCCACATCATCTGCAGCATTTGCTCTGACCAGTGCCTTGGGAAGAAATGTTAAGAAACTTGGGGGTCCAGCAGAAGCTTCAAACTTTGATGTAGGGCTTGGAAAGAAAACTGGTGCAAGCAGCTTGATGAGAATTTCTTCTGCCAAGTGA